The DNA sequence TCAAAATACGTTCCATGGGAATATACGATCGGTTCTGCCTTTTCTAACTGAAACTTGCCAGTCTCATTCAAATAACTTTCATCTACATGTACTGCTACCACTTCTGCAAGAAACATATGATGTGACCCTAGTTCCTTACATTCTGTAACCTTACATTCAATATTTACCGGACTTTCTCCAATCATTGGCGGTGCCACCTTAGAACTCTTCTGTTTGGTAAGCTTAAGTTCCTTAAACTTGTCCACATCTCTTCCTGACTTTACCCCACAGAAATCTGTTGCATACGCCAGTTCACGAGTTGTCAGATTGATTACAAACTCTCCGGTTTCCTGTATCATATGATAGGAATACCGTTCCGGTCTTACCGATATATATGCCATGGGCGGGTTCGTACAAATCGTTCCCGTCCATGCTACTGTAATAATATTATCGTTTCCTTGACAGTCTGTCACCGTAACCATAACAGCCGGAACAGGATAAATCATATTGCCTGGTTTCCACTCCTGTTTCTTCCTTTCAGAAATAACTTTCCTTTCCGGTCTCTTCTCTGGATTTCTAGCGGCTACTTTTTTATTTTTCTTTTTCCTGTCCATCTATCTTTTTCCTATAATGCTGCCATAAACGCAGGAATTACCTGTTTCTTACGAGACACAACTCCTTTAAGCCACAAAGAATCCTCTCTTGCTTCAAAATGACCATGGAATGCACTTTCTGCAATTTCTCTTGCTTCTGTACCCACATAAATCAATTCTGAGCTTTCTTCTAAAATGTTGGTTAACATAATATATATCATGTCCAAATTACGTTCCTCTAATACCTGTGGCATATAAGGCATTAACTTTTCTTTCACTTCCTGAAGTTCTTCATCGCTCATAGCACTCAACTGGCCAACACCGAATTCCTTATCTCCTGCATTAAATGCTTTGAAATCTTGATAAAAGATTTCTTCTGCAGATTTGGATGCAAAGTTACTACCTGCTTTAAACATGTTTTTGGCATGTTCTTCTATGGAAATTCCTGCACGCTCTGCCAATGCTTCTGCTGCTTTTTTATCTACTTCCGTACAGGTTGGAGAACGGAACATCAAGGTATCTGATATGATAGCAGAACACAGCAAACCTGCAATTTTTCTGTTGATATCAATACCATATTCCTGATACATCTGATATACAATGGTTCCGGTACATCCTACCGGCTGATTACGGAAAAATACCGGTGCAATTGTCTCAATATCACCAAGCTTATGATGATCTATTATCTCTAATATCTCAGCACTTTCAATTCCATTTACTGCCTGTGATTTCTCGTTATGATCCACTAATGCCAGCTGTTTTCTTCTCATATCTAACAGATTACGACGGGAAATCATACCTACATATTTTCCTTCCTCATCGATAACAGGGAAATCGCGATGGCGTTCTTTAGACATCACTTTCTGTACATCCTCTACCAATTCCTCTGTTTCAAATGTAATTAGATTTTCTTTCCGCATAAAGTGCTTGATTGGCATACTCTGGTTGATAAGACGTGATGCTGTATAAGAGTCATATGGAGTTGTAACAATTACACATCCTTTTTCAGACGCCATCTCCTGAATGTTCTCAGAAACCTTGGAATCTGAAACCACAATCAAACAGCTTGCATTCATTTCAAGTGCGCATTTCTGTGCCTCAGGACGATCTCCCAAAATCACAAGATCATCATCCTCAATGTATTCTTTCATCAAATCAGGACTTCCTGCTGCTACAACTACTTTACCTTTTACAAAGTATCCATGCTCATTTCCAACAATGACTTCTCCTTCCAGAGTCTGTGCAATACTTCGATACTGTGTTCTTGCAGTAGCCAGAATTTTGCTGTCATATACATCCATATAAGATGTAGCAATATCACCGGTGGTAATCAATCCCTGTAATGTTCCATTGTCTCTTACGATTGGAAGTGTTCCTACGTTCTGAGCCTTCATCATTTCCCATGCTGTTTTTAAGGAAATCTGACAACTAACTCCCGGTGTCTCACGAATTTCAATGTCCTTTACCTGTGCACCAACATCACTTACATATCCCGGTGCATCTACCTTAAAGTGCTCTAAAACATATTTTGTCTCTTCATTCGGCTGTCCAGCACATTTTGCCTCGTACTTTCTTCCTCCAATTTTGTTCCTTAATTCTGCATAAGCAATTGCAGAACAAATAGAATCCGTGTCCGGATTCTTATGTCCAATTACCCATACCTTTTTTTCCTGTTCCATTTCAACTACCTCTACTACTTATTTCATATTATTACTTTTTGCAAACATCTTCTAGTCTTAAAGCAATCCTGCTACAAAAGCCAGAACTCCGGCAATCCCTATGATATTAACTACCGTAAGTATAATCATTGCTCGCATATATCCCTTAATAGTCTTCATACTCTGCTCGCCAATTTCTGTTTTCTCCAGTTTCTTCTCTAATTCTTCCACCAGAGTCTGGATATTACGATAACACTTCACATCTTCGCTGTGGATTTTCTCAAAAACCTCACCTTTCATGCTATCCAGTTTATCCGAAATGGCCTTGTCCACTTCTGTGAGCTTATCTGAAACCTCTGTTTTTACGGATTCCAATTTACCGGAAACTTCTTCCAACGTTTCCTTTACCGCCACTGTCTGAGCTTCTGACTGCTTCTCCATAAATTCAGTTGCAATCTCAAACTTTTTATCAATCTCTGCAAGCTGCTGTCTTGCACTATCATTGATTTCAGCTACCTGCTCTGAAATACGTTCATCCAGAGTGTCCATTTCGGAACTAAAGGTCTCATCTACCACCTTAATCTGGGCATCCATACGTGAAACAGCGGCATTAATCGTCATTTCCACACTTTTGACCAGCTTGTCCGCCTCCTGCTGTCTCTCAGTCAAAATCGTCTGGAGCTGTTTTGCCTTCTCTTCCCGTTCTTCCACAATCTCCTGAAGTTCCTCTACTTTATCTTCCCTGGAACTTAACAAACCCTGAAGCTGCTTCGCCTTCTCTTTGAATTCGTCAATTTGTTTCAGTAAAAAATCTTCTTTCTGCACCTTATCTCTTGTCCTTTCTGTCTCAGATTCCTGCTTTCCGGGCCTGTATCTCCATTTATTCATTTTTTGAAAAAATTTTCCCACAATTCGGCCCCCTTTATTTAATCGCAGTAGCGCATTATTTTTTATTGTAGCATTTCAACATACTTTTTGCAACCATGAATGATATAAAAAAAGAATCAAAAAAGGAATCCGAATTCTTTTATAATCCGGATTCTCCTATCTTTTTCCAACTTAAATGTAATTACTGTAGTTGCTACCATAAATGTAATTATAGTTATAGTAACCACTATTGCTATATGTATTTGCCTTCGAAGCTTCATTCTGTGCATAATAATCTATCATGGATGCCTTTACCCCTACATTATAAGCATAGGAACCAGTTCCATTGAAAAGACTCTTTACACTGTCCATATCCGCTCCCATAAAAGTATCTTTGTCAATGCTTAATGTATCATCACTGTTCACTGTAATCCCAATCTTACCCAACTGCTTTTCATAGGCATTGGTCAAAGTTATCATCTGAGCAGACGTGCGGGCAATTCTTGCAGTGTTGCTTTCTTCCGTCTCCTTAATCAAAGTATTATAATCCTCTACAAATGCACTAACCCGTTTATAAATCTCGTCTGTCTTATACTTTGTAGTTGTGGTTCCATCTTGGTTTTTTATCGTTTCCTGCCTAAATACATTCTTAGTTCCCTGTGTAATAAGGGCATCTGTGGACTCTTTCAATGCCTCTCCCGCACTCTCCATGCGTGCCAACTGTTTGGTGGAATCCTTAGATGTTGCAGTAGAGGTCGTAGAATTCTTCACTGCATCTGTGACCGCTTCCTTATCCTTATTGTAATAAGCCTTTAACAGCTTATGATAACTACCGCTGCGAATACTTGCATAATCAGCTAAAATACTGTTTCCCGCACTGGCATTCACACTTCCACTCTTAGATGTACTTCCACCTAAACCCGAAAACAATGTATTCACCGAATTCACATCTGATAATCCAAAATATGACATTTTATCACTCCTTTGATTCATTGCGACTTCCCTGTCTGTGTTACCTTTTCTTGATTTTTATTATAACACCACCCTCATCATTTTGCAACGCTCATGGTTTTTATGTATTTTTACCAAATATCGACATTTTTTTTACATCTTTTTATGTATTTTACAATATTTTTATGTTTTATTCACACTTTATTCATATTTAATTGTTACAATAAATACAGTTAAAAAAGCACGTAACTTGATTTCATGTTTTTTTACAGATAAATTTTTCATAATAGCCCCAGTGTCGCGAGATACTGGGGCACTCCTCAATTAATGAAAGAAAAAACTGGAATCTCCTTAATGTATGAGATTCCAGTTTTCTTATCTGTCTTCTATTTGCCAATCTATTGGTTCTATACCGTTTTCTTTCAAAAAAGTATTTGCCTGACTAAAATGCTTACATCCAAAAAAACCACGATATGCTGACAGTGGACTCGGATGCGGAGCCTTTAAAATCAAGTGTTTCGGATTTGTCAGCATGGGAATCTTGCTTTGCGCAGGTCTTCCCCACAACATGTAAACAATAGGTCGATCTTGTGCATTTACTGCATTAATAATAGCATCTGTGAACTGTTCCCAACCTCTGCCTTGATGAGAATTTGCCTGATGTGCACGTACCGTCAACACTGTATTCAGCATTAGAACGCCCTGCTCTGCCCACTTTACAAGATAGCCATTATTAGGAATTTTGCACCCCAAATCTTCGTGAAGTTCTTTATAAATATTGTCCAATGATGGTGGTATTTCCACATCTGGTTTTACAGAAAAGCAAAGTCCATGTGCCTGTCCCTGATTATGATAGGGATCTTGTCCTAATATCAATACCTTTACCTGACTCAATGGTGTCAGATGTAACGCATTAAAAATATCATCTGCCGGCGGATAAATTACTTTCGTATTATATTCTTCTTTTACAAACTTATACAGCTGAGCATAATACGGCTTCTTAAATTCATCGCCGATTGCCTGTAGCCAATCATTGTCTATCATTCCCATGTCTTGCCTTCTATCTTCTAACTGGTATTTTACACTCAGCCAGATAATTCTTTAATTCCATAATTTCCAATTCCTTATAATGGAACAATGATGCTGCCAAAGCTGCATCTGCCTTTCCATCTGTAAGGGCTTCTTTAAAATGCTCCATAGTTCCGGCACCACCTGATGCAATCACCGGAATAGATACATTCTCTGCAATAGTTCTAGTCAGTTCTAAATCATATCCTGCCTTCGTTCCATCACAATCCATACTAGTCAAAAGAATCTCTCCTGCGCCAAGCTGATTTGCCTTTATTGCCCATTCTACAGCGTCCAGACCAGTATCGATTCTACCACCGTTTTTATATACATTCCAGCCGCTTCCATCCTCTCGTCTTCTAGCATCAATGGCAACTACCACACACTGACTACCAAACTTATCCGCTGCATCACTGATAAGACGCGGCGTATTGATTGCAGAGGAATTGATAGAAATCTTATCCGCACCTTCTCGCAACAATGCCTTAAAATCATCTACTGTACGAATTCCTCCACCTACGGTAAACGGAATGAACACCTTTTCGGCTACCTTTCGTACCATATCTACTACCGTATTTCTGGCATCAGAAGACGCTGTAATGTCTAAGAACACCACCTCATCTGCACCAGCCTTGTCATAAGCTGCTGCTATCTCAACCGGATCTCCTGCATCACGCAGATTTACAAAATTTACACCTTTTACTACCCGTCCGTTATTTACATCAAGACAGGGAATGATTCTCTTCGTAAACATCCTTATACCTCCCCTATCTTTGCAAAATTCTCTAAAATCTTAAGACCTACACTGCTGCTTTTTTCCGGATGGAACTGACATGCAAAAACATTTTCTTTCTCTACAGATGCATGAATGTTCACACCATACTCCGTTACTGCCTTTACAATGCTTTCTTCTCTTGCCTTCAAATAGTAAGAGTGAACAAAATAGACAAAAGCTTCCTGGGAAATCCCCTGAAACAATCTCCCATTATTCTGCAGTTTCAATGAATTCCAACCAATATGCGGAATCTTAAGTCCCGGCTCCTCCGGAATCTTTACAATCTCACCATCCAAAATATGTAAACCTTCAACACCGCTGCTCTCTTCACTTCCTTCAAACAACAGCTGAAGTCCTAAACAAATACCAAGAAACGGCGTCTTTTTTTCTGCCACCTCTTTGATTACTTTGTCCAACTCATATTTTTTCAAGTTCTCCATTGCAACCCCAAAAGCACCTACTCCCGGCAAAATCACCTTATCTGCCGCAAGAATTTCTTTTCTGTCACGCGTTATCACACTTTCCTGACCAAGAAAATTTAATGCCTTTTCCACGCTTTTGAGATTTCCTGCATCATAATCCACAATTGCTATCATGTCCTGTTTCTCCTGTCCTAATCTTCTTCTGGTTCCAACCCTAACTCACTTATCACATCATATACAGCATATGTAAATTCCTGCTTATCCTCCAGAGCGTATATCGCTCTAGCTTCATCAACAGACATCTGATAATTACTGCTCAACTTCTCTTCCATACTCTGTAGCATCTTGTTGTATTCATTATCTACACCTGCCTCTGTAGCATCAGAAATAAAACGATCATATCTGCCAACACCGCAAATCAAAGCTGCCAATGCTTCACTATACATATTCTGACTCTGATATGCATCATAACTGTTTAATTGTTGTTGCAAATAAGCGGTCAGTTTCACCTTATTGTAAAATTCTAAATCTGCCTCTTTCATGTCCTTCTCATTTAAGCAACCATAGGCTTCTACATATTCTCCCTGGGCATAATAATCCTTAGCCTCAGAAAGAGCAGTACTATATCCTGTCAGATTACTCAACAGATTTACCAAAACTACAATAGACAGACCAAATAGCACAATTAGAACTACCGGCTTTTTCGGAAGAGGCTTTGACTTTACAACCGGTTCTTGATTCTGCAGTTTCAAGGCTTTCTTTTCGGCTTTTTCTTTTGCCTTTTGTTCCTTTAATGCTTGTTTTGCAGCTTTCTTTTCCGCCTTTTCCTGTGCTTTTTGCTCTTTTAATGCCTTCTTTTCCTCTTCTTTTTCTTTCTTTTTCTTTGCTGCTTCCTCTTCTTCTGATGAAGTATTCTGATTCTCTAATTCCAGCAAAGCGCTCATTTCTTCTTCCGAGAGGTTTTCAATCTCACTAGGCGCTATTTCAACGGCAGGCTTTTTCACAACCTCTTCTTCCTCTTCTCCAAATAAGGCAGCAGAAAGTCTTGCAAAAAATCCTTTCTTTTTCGCTTTCTTTATGTCTTCTTCCAATGAATTTTCTTCCTCTATCGAACTCTCTTTTTTCGGTTCCGCTTCCTTTTTTCCGCTTTCTTCGACATCCAGATTCAGACCTTCAATCTCTCTTGCCAGTTTTTCCGCCTCTGAAATATCTTCCGATTCTCCCAGTTCATCCATTCCTTCTAGCGTATTTACGATATGGGAATCATCTGACGCATATCCCTGACCAATTTCATCTAGTGCCGGGTCATCTTCACTAAAATTTTTCAAAGATTCTTCAATGGATAAATCCCCATCTCCAAGTCCATCATCTAAATTACCATTTTTTACATTGTTTACGATAGAATCAATGCTGTCCATAAAATCGGGTGAGGTACTGTCGTCCATTCCAAATTCTGTTTCCAATTCACTATCACTTGTGTCTGCCTTTGAAAACTCTGTTTCCATATTGGAATCCAAATCGTCTCCAAGACTTTTCTCAAATTCTTTCAAAAAATCTTCTTCATCGATTCCTGCCAACTCCTTATCGAAATCATCCCATACCTCTGCTGTTTTTCCTTCTTGATCCTTCTCATCATCAATTTCTTTCAGCAATTCGTCCAGATATTCTTCTCTTTCGCCCAACTGCCGCACCTCCCGTATTTATTCTCTGACAATATTCTACCATATACCCAAATATTACACAATATTCTAATTCTTGAAGCTGTGAATTGGTGCCGGAATACGGCCTCCTCTATTTACAAAATCATCACATGAATACTTATTTACCGGCATAATTGGTGCATAACCAAATAATCCACCAAATTCTACAGTATCTCCTACATCCTTTCCAATAACCGGAATCAGACGTGCTGCTGTTGTCTTTTGATTTACCATTCCAAGTGCCATTTCATCTGCAATAATACCAGAGATAGTAGTTGCCTTTGTATCTCCCGGAATTGCAATCATATCAAGTCCTACGGAACATACACAAGTCATAGCTTCTAATTTTTCTAATGTAATAGCACCTGCTTCTACTGCATTAATCATACCTTGGTCTTCACTGACAGGAATGAAGGCTCCGCTTAAACCACCTACATAAGAAGATGCCATAACACCACCTTTTTTCACCTGGTCATTTAACAGAGCAAGTGCTGCTGTAGTTCCCGGTGCACCTGCATATTCAAGACCGATTTCGCACAAACAATCCGCCACACTATCACCAATTGCCGGTGTTGGAGCTAATGACAAATCTACAATACCAAATGGAATTCCAAGCAATCTGGAAGCTTCCTGTGCTACTAACTGTCCTACACGAGTAACCTTAAAAGCCGTCTTTTTAATTGTCTCGCATAATACCTCAAAATTCTCACCGCGCACTTTTTCTAACGCTGTCTTTACAACACCAGGTCCACTAACACCTACATTAATAATTGCATCTGCTTCTGTTACTCCATGGAAAGCACCTGCCATAAACGGGTTATCATCCGGTGCATTACAAAATACTACCAGTTTCATACAGTCTACGGAATCACGATCCTTAGAAAGTTCTGCCAGTTCTAACAGAATCTCACCCATTAATTTGACGCCATCCATATTGATACCGGTTTTTGTGGATGCAAGGTTTACGGAACTACATACACGCTCCGTACGACAAAGAGCCATAGGAATAGAACGAATCAATAACTCATCTGCCTTTGTCATTCCCTTAGAAACTAATGCAGAATATCCTCCAATCAGGTTCACGCCTACTGCTTTTGCTGCTGCATCTAAAGTGTCTGCAATTGTTGCAAAATCTTCCGATGTCTTACATGCTGCTCCACCTATCAACGCAATAGGAGTTACAGAGATACGTTTATTCACAATTGGAATACCAAATTCATTTTCAATGGTTGTTCCAACAGATACTAAATCCTTTGCTACTGTTGTAATCTTATTATAAATATTTTCATTTAACTTTTTTAAGTCAGAATCAATGCAGTCTAACAGACTAATACCTATGGTAATGGTACGTACATCCAAATTCTCCTGCTCTATCATCTTATTGGTTTCATTAACTTCCCATCTATTTATCATGTCTGTACCACTCCTTAAATTCTGTGCATTTTATTAAAAATTTCTTCTTTCTGGCATTTGATTGTTACACCGATTTCTTCTCCAACCTGCTCTAATTCTTTGGAAATCTGGTCAAAGGACTTAGAAGCTCTCTGAAAATCTGCAATCATCATCATATTAAAGAAATCCTGTACGATAGTCTGACTGATATCCAATACGTTAATCTGATTATCTGAAAGGTATGTACATACCTTTGCAATAATTCCTACAGTATCTTTTCCAACTACAGTAATAATGGTCTTGTCTGCTCTTTTTTCCATAATGGTTCTCCTCTTTTTCAAATATTCTTCTTTTTCTTTTTACTATACTAAAGTAAGTTTCTTAAACTTGCAAGTACTAAATTTCTACAATTTGAGAT is a window from the Roseburia sp. 499 genome containing:
- a CDS encoding flavin reductase family protein, whose protein sequence is MIYPVPAVMVTVTDCQGNDNIITVAWTGTICTNPPMAYISVRPERYSYHMIQETGEFVINLTTRELAYATDFCGVKSGRDVDKFKELKLTKQKSSKVAPPMIGESPVNIECKVTECKELGSHHMFLAEVVAVHVDESYLNETGKFQLEKAEPIVYSHGTYFDLKHQLGTFGYSIKKNK
- a CDS encoding putative manganese-dependent inorganic diphosphatase, which translates into the protein MEQEKKVWVIGHKNPDTDSICSAIAYAELRNKIGGRKYEAKCAGQPNEETKYVLEHFKVDAPGYVSDVGAQVKDIEIRETPGVSCQISLKTAWEMMKAQNVGTLPIVRDNGTLQGLITTGDIATSYMDVYDSKILATARTQYRSIAQTLEGEVIVGNEHGYFVKGKVVVAAGSPDLMKEYIEDDDLVILGDRPEAQKCALEMNASCLIVVSDSKVSENIQEMASEKGCVIVTTPYDSYTASRLINQSMPIKHFMRKENLITFETEELVEDVQKVMSKERHRDFPVIDEEGKYVGMISRRNLLDMRRKQLALVDHNEKSQAVNGIESAEILEIIDHHKLGDIETIAPVFFRNQPVGCTGTIVYQMYQEYGIDINRKIAGLLCSAIISDTLMFRSPTCTEVDKKAAEALAERAGISIEEHAKNMFKAGSNFASKSAEEIFYQDFKAFNAGDKEFGVGQLSAMSDEELQEVKEKLMPYMPQVLEERNLDMIYIMLTNILEESSELIYVGTEAREIAESAFHGHFEAREDSLWLKGVVSRKKQVIPAFMAAL
- the ung gene encoding uracil-DNA glycosylase — protein: MGMIDNDWLQAIGDEFKKPYYAQLYKFVKEEYNTKVIYPPADDIFNALHLTPLSQVKVLILGQDPYHNQGQAHGLCFSVKPDVEIPPSLDNIYKELHEDLGCKIPNNGYLVKWAEQGVLMLNTVLTVRAHQANSHQGRGWEQFTDAIINAVNAQDRPIVYMLWGRPAQSKIPMLTNPKHLILKAPHPSPLSAYRGFFGCKHFSQANTFLKENGIEPIDWQIEDR
- the hisF gene encoding imidazole glycerol phosphate synthase subunit HisF; amino-acid sequence: MFTKRIIPCLDVNNGRVVKGVNFVNLRDAGDPVEIAAAYDKAGADEVVFLDITASSDARNTVVDMVRKVAEKVFIPFTVGGGIRTVDDFKALLREGADKISINSSAINTPRLISDAADKFGSQCVVVAIDARRREDGSGWNVYKNGGRIDTGLDAVEWAIKANQLGAGEILLTSMDCDGTKAGYDLELTRTIAENVSIPVIASGGAGTMEHFKEALTDGKADAALAASLFHYKELEIMELKNYLAECKIPVRR
- the hisH gene encoding imidazole glycerol phosphate synthase subunit HisH; the encoded protein is MIAIVDYDAGNLKSVEKALNFLGQESVITRDRKEILAADKVILPGVGAFGVAMENLKKYELDKVIKEVAEKKTPFLGICLGLQLLFEGSEESSGVEGLHILDGEIVKIPEEPGLKIPHIGWNSLKLQNNGRLFQGISQEAFVYFVHSYYLKAREESIVKAVTEYGVNIHASVEKENVFACQFHPEKSSSVGLKILENFAKIGEV
- a CDS encoding PFL family protein; this encodes MINRWEVNETNKMIEQENLDVRTITIGISLLDCIDSDLKKLNENIYNKITTVAKDLVSVGTTIENEFGIPIVNKRISVTPIALIGGAACKTSEDFATIADTLDAAAKAVGVNLIGGYSALVSKGMTKADELLIRSIPMALCRTERVCSSVNLASTKTGINMDGVKLMGEILLELAELSKDRDSVDCMKLVVFCNAPDDNPFMAGAFHGVTEADAIINVGVSGPGVVKTALEKVRGENFEVLCETIKKTAFKVTRVGQLVAQEASRLLGIPFGIVDLSLAPTPAIGDSVADCLCEIGLEYAGAPGTTAALALLNDQVKKGGVMASSYVGGLSGAFIPVSEDQGMINAVEAGAITLEKLEAMTCVCSVGLDMIAIPGDTKATTISGIIADEMALGMVNQKTTAARLIPVIGKDVGDTVEFGGLFGYAPIMPVNKYSCDDFVNRGGRIPAPIHSFKN
- a CDS encoding ACT domain-containing protein, whose amino-acid sequence is MEKRADKTIITVVGKDTVGIIAKVCTYLSDNQINVLDISQTIVQDFFNMMMIADFQRASKSFDQISKELEQVGEEIGVTIKCQKEEIFNKMHRI